A genomic region of Macaca thibetana thibetana isolate TM-01 chromosome 14, ASM2454274v1, whole genome shotgun sequence contains the following coding sequences:
- the CD81 gene encoding CD81 antigen isoform X1, whose protein sequence is MGVEGCTKCIKYLLFVFNFVFWLAGGVILGVALWLRHDPQTTNLLYLELGDKPAPNTFYVGIYILIAVGAVMMFVGFLGCYGAIQESQCLLGTVPSHSLPSFLPLATAWLQFFTCLVILFACEVAAGIWGFVNKDQIAKDVKQFYDQALQQAVVDDDANNAKAVVKTFHETLDCCGSSTLAALTTSVLKNNLCPSGSNIISNLLKKDCHQKIDELFSGKLYLIGIAAIVVAVIMIFEMILSMVLCCGIRNSSVY, encoded by the exons CTGGCTGGAGGCGTGATCCTGGGTGTAGCCTTGTGGCTCCGCCATGACCCGCAGACCACCAACCTCCTGTATCTGGAGCTGGGAGACAAGCCTGCGCCCAACACCTTCTACGTAG GCATCTACATCCTCATCGCTGTGGGCGCTGTGATGATGTTCGTCGGCTTCCTGGGCTGCTACGGGGCCATCCAGGAATCCCAGTGCTTGCTGGGGACG GTCCCTTCCCACAGCctgccctctttcctccctctggcCACTGCCTGGCTCCAGTTCTTCACCTGTCTGGTCATCCTGTTTGCCTGTGAGGTGGCGGCCGGCATCTGGGGCTTTGTCAACAAGGACCAG ATCGCCAAGGATGTGAAGCAGTTCTATGACCAGGCCCTACAGCAGGCCGTGGTGGATGACGACGCCAACAACGCCAAGGCCGTGGTCAAGACCTTCCACGAGACG CTCGACTGCTGTGGCTCCAGCACGCTGGCCGCTCTGACCACCTCAGTGCTCAAGAACAATCTGTGTCCCTCGGGCAGCAACATCATCAGCAACCTCCTCAAG AAGGACTGCCACCAGAAGATCGATGAGCTCTTCTCCGGGAAGCTGTACCTCATCGGCATTGCTGCCATCGTGGTCGCCGTGATCATG ATCTTCGAGATGATCCTGAGCATGGTGCTGTGCTGTGGCATCCGGAACAGCTCCGTGTACTGA
- the CD81 gene encoding CD81 antigen isoform X2 gives MGVEGCTKCIKYLLFVFNFVFWLAGGVILGVALWLRHDPQTTNLLYLELGDKPAPNTFYVGIYILIAVGAVMMFVGFLGCYGAIQESQCLLGTFFTCLVILFACEVAAGIWGFVNKDQIAKDVKQFYDQALQQAVVDDDANNAKAVVKTFHETLDCCGSSTLAALTTSVLKNNLCPSGSNIISNLLKKDCHQKIDELFSGKLYLIGIAAIVVAVIMIFEMILSMVLCCGIRNSSVY, from the exons CTGGCTGGAGGCGTGATCCTGGGTGTAGCCTTGTGGCTCCGCCATGACCCGCAGACCACCAACCTCCTGTATCTGGAGCTGGGAGACAAGCCTGCGCCCAACACCTTCTACGTAG GCATCTACATCCTCATCGCTGTGGGCGCTGTGATGATGTTCGTCGGCTTCCTGGGCTGCTACGGGGCCATCCAGGAATCCCAGTGCTTGCTGGGGACG TTCTTCACCTGTCTGGTCATCCTGTTTGCCTGTGAGGTGGCGGCCGGCATCTGGGGCTTTGTCAACAAGGACCAG ATCGCCAAGGATGTGAAGCAGTTCTATGACCAGGCCCTACAGCAGGCCGTGGTGGATGACGACGCCAACAACGCCAAGGCCGTGGTCAAGACCTTCCACGAGACG CTCGACTGCTGTGGCTCCAGCACGCTGGCCGCTCTGACCACCTCAGTGCTCAAGAACAATCTGTGTCCCTCGGGCAGCAACATCATCAGCAACCTCCTCAAG AAGGACTGCCACCAGAAGATCGATGAGCTCTTCTCCGGGAAGCTGTACCTCATCGGCATTGCTGCCATCGTGGTCGCCGTGATCATG ATCTTCGAGATGATCCTGAGCATGGTGCTGTGCTGTGGCATCCGGAACAGCTCCGTGTACTGA